One stretch of Phocoena phocoena chromosome 10, mPhoPho1.1, whole genome shotgun sequence DNA includes these proteins:
- the TNF gene encoding tumor necrosis factor, giving the protein MSTESMIRDVELAEEALSKTAGGSQGSGRCLCLSLFSFLLVAGGTTLFCLLHFGVIGPQREEFPTGYSIISPLAQTLRSSSKTSSNKPVAHVVANLSAQGQLRWLNTYANTLLANSVKLEDNQLVVPTDGLYLIYSQVLFRGQGCPPTHLFLTHTISRIAVSYQTKVNLLSAIKSPCQRETPEGAEAKPWYEPIYQGGVFQLEKGDRLSAEINLPDYLDFAESGQVYFGIIAL; this is encoded by the exons ATGAGCACTGAAAGCATGATCCGGGATGTGGAGCTGGCAGAGGAGGCGCTCTCCAAGACGGCAGGGGGCTCCCAGGGTTCCGGAAGGTGCTTGTGTCTCagcctcttctccttcctcctggtcGCAGGAGGCACCACGCTCTTCTGCCTGCTGCACTTCGGGGTAATCGGCCCCCAGAGGGAAGAG TTCCCAACTGGCTACTCCATCATCAGCCCTCTGGCTCAGACACTCA gATCATCTTCTAAAACCTCAAGTAACAAGCCCGTAGCCCATGTTGTAG ccaacCTCAGTGCTCAGGGGCAGCTCCGGTGGCTGAACACATATGCCAACACCCTCCTGGCCAACAGCGTGAAGCTGGAAGACAACCAGCTGGTGGTGCCGACGGACGGGCTGTACCTCATCTACTCCCAGGTCCTCTTCAGGGGCCAAGGCTGCCCTCCCACCCACTTGTTCCTCACCCACACCATCAGCCGCATCGCTGTCTCCTACCAGACCAAGGTCAACCTCCTCTCTGCCATCAAGAGCCCTTGCCagagggagacgccagaggggGCTGAGGCCAAGCCCTGGTATGAGCCCATCTACCAGGGAGGGGTCTTCCAGCTGGAGAAGGGTGATCGACTCAGTGCTGAGATCAACCTGCCCGACTATCTGGACTTTGCTGAGTCTGGGCAGGTCTACTTTGGGATCATTGCCCTGTGA
- the LTA gene encoding lymphotoxin-alpha, translating into MTPPGRLYLLRVCSTPLLLLLLGLLLALPPEAQGLSGVGLPPSTAQPAHQHPPSHFTRGTFKPAAHLVGDPSTQDSLRWRANTDRAFLRHGFSLSNNSLLVPTSGLYFVYSQVVFSGEGCFPKATPTPLYLAHEVQLFSSQYPFHVPLLSAQKSVCPGPQGPWVRSVYQGAVFLLTRGDQLSTHTDGISHLLLSPSSVFFGAFAL; encoded by the exons ATGACACCACCTGGACGTCTCTACCTCCTGAGGGTGTGCAGCACCCCCCTactcctcctccttctgggactgcTGCTGGCCCTGCCGCCCGAGGCCCAG GGGCTCTCTGGTGTTGGCCTCCCACCCTCAACTGCACAGCCTGCCCATCAGCACCCCCCGAGTCACTTCACCCGAGGCACCTTCAAACCTGCTGCTCACCTTGTTG GAGATCCCAGCACCCAGGACTCACTGCGCTGGAGAGCAAACACGGATCGCGCCTTCCTCCGCCACGGCTTCTCTCTGAGCAACAATTCCCTCCTGGTCCCCACCAGTGGCCTCTACTTTGTCTACTCCCAGGTGGTCTTCTCTGGGGAAGGCTGCTTCCCCAaggccacccccacccctctCTACCTGGCCCACGAGGTCCAGCTCTTCTCCTCCCAGTACCCATTCCACGTGCCTCTCCTCAGCGCTCAGAAGTCCGTGTGCCCAGGGCCACAGGGACCTTGGGTGCGCTCGGTGTACCAGGGGGCTGTGTTCCTGCTCACCCGGGGAGACCAGCTATCCACTCACACAGATGGCATCTCCCACCTGCTCCTCAGCCCCAGTAGCGTCTTCTTCGGAGCCTTCGCTCtatag